The sequence below is a genomic window from Fibrobacterota bacterium.
CTGTTGGTTCACGTGGGCCACGGTGGCGTTGTCCGGGCCCTGTCCGCGTTCGAAAAATCCGCCCCAGCCGCCCTGACCGGGGATCTCGGGGTCGCTGAGCCCGACGGGCATGAGATAGAGAAAAGTAGGCGTGTCGCCCTCCACGCCCCATTTGTATTTCGGATACAGGCAGCCGAGGTTGCCGTGGTTTTGAACCAAGGCCTCATACTCGGCCCAGTGGATTATGCCGGCGTGGTTTTGAAATTTCCACGCGCACTCGTCCCACAGGAACAGGAGATCATCGGCAAATTCGCGGCGCATCCATTGGTGCGAACTTTCGGGATAATGGATGGTGTTGCCGATTTTCTGGGCCGCGTCCTGATCAGTGATGGTATAGACGCGGAGCTTGTGCAGAAACGCCTTCAAATCCGCCGGGCTGCGCGTCTGCTGGACCTGCCAGATGGCTTGGGCCACCGTGTTGCCGCTGCCCCAGACGGCGATCCAGAGCGGGCGGTCGTCCTTCTCGTCGGCCAGTCGGACGATGAGATCGCTACCGTGCGAACGATTAGTCTCACCGATGAATGCCTGGCCAAGCGTTTTCGAGCCGAGCATCGTGCGCTCGCGCAGGTAACGGGGGCTGGGCCAGTAACCGATCTGCTGGCGCGACTCGTCGGGCAAAAACTCCTGCTGCGCGGAACGTTTCAGCAGG
It includes:
- a CDS encoding DUF1593 domain-containing protein, translating into LLKRSAQQEFLPDESRQQIGYWPSPRYLRERTMLGSKTLGQAFIGETNRSHGSDLIVRLADEKDDRPLWIAVWGSGNTVAQAIWQVQQTRSPADLKAFLHKLRVYTITDQDAAQKIGNTIHYPESSHQWMRREFADDLLFLWDECAWKFQNHAGIIHWAEYEALVQNHGNLGCLYPKYKWGVEGDTPTFLYLMPVGLSDPEIPGQGGWGGFFERGQGPDNATVAHVNQQGSANATSTKYQKQFYPAIFNNLAARMAWARDGKGNRNPIVAINDDRGLGILTNTSAVGTTVTLDASKSTDPDGDKLSFKWWILPEAGTYPSEITLANADTNTARLTIPSDAAGKSFHVICEVTDDGTPSLTAYRRIIFQPPAR